The Synchiropus splendidus isolate RoL2022-P1 chromosome 1, RoL_Sspl_1.0, whole genome shotgun sequence genome includes a window with the following:
- the LOC128758051 gene encoding 5-hydroxytryptamine receptor 3A-like: MPVSGSAKKTCSYQDVLNHLSLTRSNDLFTMTRPVKDYTTPTKVYLEVLLYAILDVREIDQTFISYVWMFMTWKNEYISWNETEFCGIQSVAIPTGILWKPDITIDEMTEKDKAPSSPHLVIYYNGLVQEQNNQVLTSTCRMHIYKFPFDVQSCELSFKSVVHATEEIELHHVLSSTGATEWTRNLMQSQYEWLFINMTVINKTVQIFNYDQDYIVYTINMRRRSILYTVNFLLPILFFFCLDLASFLISDVGGEKLGFKITVLLAVTVMQLILNEILPSSSNSVPLIAVYCIGMFTLMMLSLLETILVMYLIQKDSEPEKQDTEKKQGKKWDSFCISDRSTDGTSSEAMKASDSQQRESQSVERLSGDIKELTQALTQLINSKTEADKPGYWSRMTVTINRVFCVFYVTAVSVFLVFMFIQWQY, from the exons ATGCCTG TTTCAGGCTCCGCGAAGAAAACCTGCTCCTATCAGGATGTTTTGAACCATCTGAGTCTGACCAGAAGCAACGACCTGTTCACCATGACCCGACCTGTCAAAGACTACACAACACCCACCAAAGTCTATCTGGAGGTTCTGCTTTACGCAATTCTTGATGTG AGAGAGATTGACCAGACGTTTATATCCTACGTATGGATGTTCATG ACTTGGAAGAACGAGTACATCTCCTGGAATGAAACTGAGTTTTGTGGCATTCAAAGTGTTGCTATTCCCACTGGCATTTTGTGGAAACCAGATATCACAATTGATGAAAT GACAGAGAAAGACAAGGCTCCTTCAAGTCCTCATCTGGTGATCTACTATAATGGTTTGGTGCAGGAGCAGAACAACCAGGTTCTCACCAGCACTTGCAGGATGCATATTTATAAATTCCCGTTCGATGTCCAGAGCTGTGAACTCTCGTTCAAGTCTGTCGTCCATGCGA CGGAGGAAATTGAACTTCATCACGTCCTGAGCTCCACGGGAGCCACAGAGTGGACACGAAATCTGATGCAATCCCAGTATGAGTGGCTGTTCATAAACATGACCGTCATCAACAAAACAGTGCAAATCTTTAACTATGACCAGGATTACATCGTCTACACT ATCAACATGAGAAGAAGGTCTATACTCTACACTGTGAACTTCCTGCTGCCTatccttttcttcttttgcttGGACTTGGCCTCATTTCTTATCTCGGACGTTGGTGGAGAAAAGCTCGGCTTCAAAATCACTGTGCTTCTTGccgtcactgtgatgcagctgatcCTCAACGAAATCCTGCCCTCTTCATCCAACAGCGTTCCTCTGATAG CGGTCTATTGTATTGGGATGTTTACGCTGATGATGCTGAGTCTCCTGGAGACCATTCTGGTAATGTACCTGATTCAAAAAGACTCTGAGCCTGAAAAGCAGGACACTGAAAAGAAACAAG gaaaGAAATGGGACAGTTTTTGCATCAGTGACAGGTCCACTGATGGGACTTCCTCTGAAGCGATGAAG GCCAGTGACAGCCAGCAGCGAGAGTCCCAGAGTGTGGAAAGACTCTCTGGCGACATAAAGGAGTTGACACAAGCTTTGACTCAACTCATCAACAGCAAGACTGAAGCTGACAAACCGGGCTACTGGAGCAGAATGACTGTCACTATCAACCgagttttctgtgttttctatGTCACTGCTGTCAGTGTCTTTTTAGTCTTCATGTTCATACAATGGCAATATTAG